A window of the Helianthus annuus cultivar XRQ/B chromosome 4, HanXRQr2.0-SUNRISE, whole genome shotgun sequence genome harbors these coding sequences:
- the LOC110934158 gene encoding uncharacterized protein LOC110934158, with translation MHQSGAHIRTLIISTVSEDSYQHVQGRTSREVWLSLERAYAPNTASHEFFLKSQLLRINMKGDEKPIDYLCRAKEYATALANIGEPVKDKDLVMYTLAGLREEYNNLKGSLLGRKPPISFHEIYSLLCDHDYAVTKIMNPNPQALLTTGSLA, from the coding sequence atgcaccAATCGGGTGCTCACATCCGAACCCTAATCATCTCTACTGTTTCTGAAGACTCATATCAACATGTTCAAGGACGAACTTCTCGTGAAGTATGGCTGTCATTAGAGCGGGCCTATGCGCCTAATACAGCTTCTCATGAATTTTTTCTCAAAAGCCAATTACTTCGCATTAACATGAAGGGTGATGAAAAACCCATTGATTATCTTTGCAGGGCAAAAGAATATGCAACCGCTCTTGCCAACATCGGAGAACCGGTAAAAGACAAAGACCTTGTGATGTACACTCTTGCAGGGCTTCGTGAAGAATACAACAATTTGAAGGGAAGTTTGCTTGGCAGAAAACCACCCATCTCCTTTCATGAGATTTACTCTCTCTTATGTGATCATGATTATGCAGTCACCAAGATCATGAACCCTAATCCACAGGCACTTCTCACTACGGGTTCCCTTGCCTAA
- the LOC110937837 gene encoding dormancy-associated protein homolog 1 has protein sequence MWDEVVAGPEPDHGLTNLRRVSTMSEKGGEGSSSKFQKSLSMPKSPTTPGTPTTPSPTAARKENVWRSVFNPGSNLATKGIGSNYFDKPETTKSPTVYDWLYSGETRSKHR, from the exons ATGTGGGATGAAGTAGTCGCCGGACCTGAGCCCGATCACGGCCTCACCAACCTCCGCAGAGTCTCCACCATGTCCGAAAAAG GAGGAGAAGGAAGCAGTAGTAAGTTCCAAAAAAGTCTATCGATGCCCAAGAGTCCAACAACACCGGGAACTCCTACAACTCCGTCGCCAACGGCGGCGCGTAAGGAGAACGTGTGGAGGAGTGTGTTTAATCCCGGTAGTAATCTTGCTACCAAAGGCATCGGATCCAACTACTTTGACAAACCCGAAACCACCAAATCTCCCACTGTTTATGACTG GCTCTACAGTGGCGAAACAAGGAGCAAACATCGTTAA